A genomic window from Elaeis guineensis isolate ETL-2024a chromosome 3, EG11, whole genome shotgun sequence includes:
- the LOC105041737 gene encoding malate dehydrogenase, chloroplastic isoform X1 — MIPWQYIESFEAAHSVSLPSPRERRERAGKKKGGQGFFASGYVVQKSTNTIITWRVDWLGLNSCSGHIVQLHLKKKVSEDIQAITIWCSGISFYRTGDICYSALLIMRLWYCLTAHIVKQMASAAVSTLSIGSVASYSTQTTLGARPKHSYFSYCTPKFFRGFSGLKASSSVNFESEASFLGHGSNASFWESFKPKLDRPRLRSSNQLLPQASAYKVAILGAAGGIGQPLALLIKMSPLVSALHLYDIANVRGVTADLSHCNTPSEVQGFTGPSELGNSLKGVDVVVIPAGVPRKPGMTRDDLFNINANIMKPLVEAVADNAPDAFIHIISNPVNSTVPIAAEILKQKGVYDPKKLFGVTTLDVVRANTFVAQKKNLKLIDVDVPVVGGHAGITILPLLSKTRPSVTFTDEEVEELTGRIQNAGTEVVEAKAGAGSATLSMAYAAARFVESSLRALDGDGDVYECSFIQSELTELPFFASRVKLGKKGVEAMVSSELQGLTEYEARALEALKPELKTSIEKGVTFVQKQMQATASV, encoded by the exons ATGATTCCGTGGCAGTACATAGAAAGCTTTGAAGCCGCTCACTCGGTCTCTCTGCCGTCGCCGagggagagaagggagagagcggggaagaagaagggaggGCAAGGGTTCTTCGCTTCAG GTTATGTGGTGCAAAAATCAACCAACACTATTATCACATGGCGGGTTGATTGGTTAGGTCTGAATTCCTGTTCTGGCCACATAGTGCAGCTACACCtaaagaaaaaggtgagtgaAGACATTCAAGCGATAACCATATGGTGCAGTGGAATATCATTTTATAGAACTGGTGACATCTGTTACTCAGCTTTATTGATAATGAG GTTGTGGTACTGTTTAACTGCTCATATTGTAAAACAAATGGCATCAGCAGCAGTCTCAACTCTTTCAATTGGCTCAGTGGCATCTTACAGCACCCAGACCACCTTGGGAGCAAGACCGAAGCACTCCTATTTTAGTTACTGTACTCCAAAGTTTTTCAGGGGTTTTAGTGGTCTGAAGGCATCATCATCTGTAAACTTTGAATCAGAGGCATCCTTCTTGGGTCATGGAAGCAATGCTTCTTTCTGGGAGTCATTCAAGCCAAAGTTGGATAGACCAAGGCTGAGATCTTCAAATCAACTCCTGCCACAGGCTTCTGCTTATAAGGTGGCTATTCTTGGTGCTGCAGGGGGGATTGGTCAACCCCTAGCACTTCTGATCAAGATGTCTCCACTTGTTTCAGCACTGCATCTCTATGATATTGCAAATGTCAGAGGAGTCACTGCTGATCTGAGCCACTGTAATACCCCTTCTGAGGTTCAGGGTTTCACAGGACCATCAGAATTAGGCAATAGTTTGAAAGGTGTGGATGTGGTTGTCATCCCTGCTGGAGTTCCAAGGAAGCCAGGTATGACTCGTGATGACCTATTCAACATCAATGCGAACATTATGAAGCCACTGGTGGAGGCTGTGGCAGATAATGCTCCAGATGCATTTATCCATATCATTAGCAACCCGGTGAATTCTACTGTCCCAATAGCTGCAGAGATTCTCAAGCAAAAGGGTGTCTATGATCCAAAGAAGCTGTTTGGTGTCACAACACTGGATGTTGTGAGAGCTAACACATTTGTTGCACAAAAAAAGAACCTGAAGCTCATTGATGTGGATGTACCTGTTGTGGGGGGTCATGCTGGGATCACTATTTTACCATTGTTGTCCAAGACAAGACCCTCCGTGACCTTCACAGATGAAGAAGTAGAAGAGCTGACTGGGAGGATCCAAAATGCAGGGACAGAAGTGGTGGAGGCAAAAGCTGGTGCTGGATCTGCAACTCTATCTATGGCCTATGCTGCAGCCAGATTTGTTGAGTCATCTCTCCGAGCATTGGATGGAGATGGAGATGTTTATGAGTGCTCCTTCATTCAATCGGAGCTGACTGAGCTCCCATTCTTTGCATCAAGAGTGAAGCTTGGGAAGAAAGGTGTTGAAGCCATGGTCTCTTCTGAACTTCAGGGTCTGACTGAATATGAGGCTAGAGCACTGGAAGCCCTGAAACCAGAGTTGAAGACTAGCATTGAGAAGGGTGTCACATTTGTGCAGAAGCAGATGCAAGCAACAGCGTCTGTTTGA
- the LOC105041737 gene encoding malate dehydrogenase, chloroplastic isoform X2: MASAAVSTLSIGSVASYSTQTTLGARPKHSYFSYCTPKFFRGFSGLKASSSVNFESEASFLGHGSNASFWESFKPKLDRPRLRSSNQLLPQASAYKVAILGAAGGIGQPLALLIKMSPLVSALHLYDIANVRGVTADLSHCNTPSEVQGFTGPSELGNSLKGVDVVVIPAGVPRKPGMTRDDLFNINANIMKPLVEAVADNAPDAFIHIISNPVNSTVPIAAEILKQKGVYDPKKLFGVTTLDVVRANTFVAQKKNLKLIDVDVPVVGGHAGITILPLLSKTRPSVTFTDEEVEELTGRIQNAGTEVVEAKAGAGSATLSMAYAAARFVESSLRALDGDGDVYECSFIQSELTELPFFASRVKLGKKGVEAMVSSELQGLTEYEARALEALKPELKTSIEKGVTFVQKQMQATASV, encoded by the coding sequence ATGGCATCAGCAGCAGTCTCAACTCTTTCAATTGGCTCAGTGGCATCTTACAGCACCCAGACCACCTTGGGAGCAAGACCGAAGCACTCCTATTTTAGTTACTGTACTCCAAAGTTTTTCAGGGGTTTTAGTGGTCTGAAGGCATCATCATCTGTAAACTTTGAATCAGAGGCATCCTTCTTGGGTCATGGAAGCAATGCTTCTTTCTGGGAGTCATTCAAGCCAAAGTTGGATAGACCAAGGCTGAGATCTTCAAATCAACTCCTGCCACAGGCTTCTGCTTATAAGGTGGCTATTCTTGGTGCTGCAGGGGGGATTGGTCAACCCCTAGCACTTCTGATCAAGATGTCTCCACTTGTTTCAGCACTGCATCTCTATGATATTGCAAATGTCAGAGGAGTCACTGCTGATCTGAGCCACTGTAATACCCCTTCTGAGGTTCAGGGTTTCACAGGACCATCAGAATTAGGCAATAGTTTGAAAGGTGTGGATGTGGTTGTCATCCCTGCTGGAGTTCCAAGGAAGCCAGGTATGACTCGTGATGACCTATTCAACATCAATGCGAACATTATGAAGCCACTGGTGGAGGCTGTGGCAGATAATGCTCCAGATGCATTTATCCATATCATTAGCAACCCGGTGAATTCTACTGTCCCAATAGCTGCAGAGATTCTCAAGCAAAAGGGTGTCTATGATCCAAAGAAGCTGTTTGGTGTCACAACACTGGATGTTGTGAGAGCTAACACATTTGTTGCACAAAAAAAGAACCTGAAGCTCATTGATGTGGATGTACCTGTTGTGGGGGGTCATGCTGGGATCACTATTTTACCATTGTTGTCCAAGACAAGACCCTCCGTGACCTTCACAGATGAAGAAGTAGAAGAGCTGACTGGGAGGATCCAAAATGCAGGGACAGAAGTGGTGGAGGCAAAAGCTGGTGCTGGATCTGCAACTCTATCTATGGCCTATGCTGCAGCCAGATTTGTTGAGTCATCTCTCCGAGCATTGGATGGAGATGGAGATGTTTATGAGTGCTCCTTCATTCAATCGGAGCTGACTGAGCTCCCATTCTTTGCATCAAGAGTGAAGCTTGGGAAGAAAGGTGTTGAAGCCATGGTCTCTTCTGAACTTCAGGGTCTGACTGAATATGAGGCTAGAGCACTGGAAGCCCTGAAACCAGAGTTGAAGACTAGCATTGAGAAGGGTGTCACATTTGTGCAGAAGCAGATGCAAGCAACAGCGTCTGTTTGA